A region of Oncorhynchus kisutch isolate 150728-3 linkage group LG29, Okis_V2, whole genome shotgun sequence DNA encodes the following proteins:
- the LOC109873733 gene encoding barrier-to-autointegration factor-like, with product MSSTSQKHKEFVAEPMGEKPVNALAGIGEVLGKRLEEKGFDKAYVVLGQFLVLKKDEELFRDWLKDSCGANVKQQGDCYGCLREWCDSFL from the exons ATGTCGTCAACATCCCAGAAACACAAAGAGTTTGTGGCAGAACCCATGGGGGAGAAGCCAGTCAATGCACTTGCTGGCATTGGAGAGGTGCTTGGCAAGAGACTGGAGGAGAAGGGCTTCGACAAG GCTTACGTGGTCCTGGGTCAGTTCCTGGTGCTGAAGAAGGATGAGGAACTATTCCGGGACTGGCTGAAAGACTCATGCGGGGCCAATGTCAAACAGCAGGGTGATTGCTATGGCTGTCTGCGTGAATGGTGTGATTCTTTCCTGTAG
- the gng3 gene encoding guanine nucleotide-binding protein G(I)/G(S)/G(O) subunit gamma-3, with amino-acid sequence MKGDTPVNSTMSVGQARKLVEQLKIEASFCRIKVSKAAADLMAYCDAHAIEDPLITPVPTSENPFREKKFFCALL; translated from the exons ATGAAAGGAGACACCCCAGTGAACAGCACCATGAGTGTCGGCCAAGCCAGGAAGTTGGTGGAGCAATTGAAGATTGAAGCCAGTTTCTGCAGGATCAAG GTATCAAAGGCAGCTGCAGACCTGATGGCATACTGTGATGCCCACGCTATTGAGGACCCCCTCATCACCCCTGTGCCCACCTCGGAGAACCCATTCAGGGAGAAGAAGTTCTTCTGTGCACTCCTTTGA